In a genomic window of Coregonus clupeaformis isolate EN_2021a chromosome 27, ASM2061545v1, whole genome shotgun sequence:
- the LOC121541655 gene encoding ubiquinone biosynthesis protein COQ4 homolog, mitochondrial isoform X1, translated as MPLLRVLSASRAHASRVLFVYEALCVRQQHSGLDSADRHYDRLYPGHIPTNIIQKALLAVGSGVAALQDPYRHDMVAVLGETTGHLALITLRDRMRGDPEGYTILTERPRIRLSTLDLSKMASLPDGSLGREYLRFLEDNRVTPDSRTNVKFVDNEELAYVMQRYREVHDLLHTLLGMPTNMLGEVAVKWFEAVQTGLPMCILGAVLGPLRLSTRCSPRQTLSSSSSGTPGDVPGTVGCEEWPTGPLCPQHLLRATLGAESAGPETGAEHRASPLLTVTDSSQRTTSDS; from the exons ATGCCACTTCTACGCGTACTCTCCGCTTCAAGAGCACACGCCAGCCGGGTCCTGTTTGTTTACGAAG CCCTGTGTGTCCGGCAGCAGCACAGTGGTCTAGACTCTGCAGACcgccactatgacagactgtacCCAGGCCACATCCCTACCAACATCATCCAGAAAGCACTACTGGCTGTGGGCTCCGGGGTGGCAGCCCTGCAGGACCCCTACAGACATG ACATGGTGGCCGTTCTCGGCGAGACTACAGGACACCTTGCACTGATTACGCTCCGGGACAGAATGAGAGGAGACCCTGAGGGCTATACAATTCTAAC AGAGCGCCCACGGATCAGGCTATCCACATTGGATCTGTCCAAGATGGCCTCCCTTCCAGATGGATCCTTAGGGAGAGAGTACTTGCGTTTCCTTGAGGACAAT aggGTGACCCCTGACTCGAGGACAAATGTGAAGTTTGTAGATAATGAGGAGTTGGCATACGTCatgcagagatacagagaggtcCACGATTTACTGCACACCTTACTAGGCATGCCCACTAACATGCTAG GTGAGGTGGCAGTAAAGTGGTTTGAGGCCGTCCAAACTGGCCTGCCCATGTGCATCCTGGGAGCAGTGTTGGGACCACTCCGTCTGTCCACAAGGTGCAGCCCCCGTCAGACTCTCTCCTCCTCA TCGTCTGGAACCCCTGGTGACGTCCCTGGGACCGTGGGCTGTGAGGAATGGCCGACAGGCCCGCTGTGTCCTCAGCATCTTCTACGAGCAACGTTGGGAGCAGAGTCTGCAGGACCTGAGACTGGAGCTGAACATCGAGCCTCCCCCCTGCTCACCGTCACAGATTCCAGCCAGAGGACCACATCAGACTCATAG
- the LOC121541655 gene encoding ubiquinone biosynthesis protein COQ4 homolog, mitochondrial isoform X2, whose translation MPLLRVLSASRAHASRVLFVYEALCVRQQHSGLDSADRHYDRLYPGHIPTNIIQKALLAVGSGVAALQDPYRHDMVAVLGETTGHLALITLRDRMRGDPEGYTILTERPRIRLSTLDLSKMASLPDGSLGREYLRFLEDNRVTPDSRTNVKFVDNEELAYVMQRYREVHDLLHTLLGMPTNMLGEVAVKWFEAVQTGLPMCILGAVLGPLRLSTSRLEPLVTSLGPWAVRNGRQARCVLSIFYEQRWEQSLQDLRLELNIEPPPCSPSQIPARGPHQTHSTDL comes from the exons ATGCCACTTCTACGCGTACTCTCCGCTTCAAGAGCACACGCCAGCCGGGTCCTGTTTGTTTACGAAG CCCTGTGTGTCCGGCAGCAGCACAGTGGTCTAGACTCTGCAGACcgccactatgacagactgtacCCAGGCCACATCCCTACCAACATCATCCAGAAAGCACTACTGGCTGTGGGCTCCGGGGTGGCAGCCCTGCAGGACCCCTACAGACATG ACATGGTGGCCGTTCTCGGCGAGACTACAGGACACCTTGCACTGATTACGCTCCGGGACAGAATGAGAGGAGACCCTGAGGGCTATACAATTCTAAC AGAGCGCCCACGGATCAGGCTATCCACATTGGATCTGTCCAAGATGGCCTCCCTTCCAGATGGATCCTTAGGGAGAGAGTACTTGCGTTTCCTTGAGGACAAT aggGTGACCCCTGACTCGAGGACAAATGTGAAGTTTGTAGATAATGAGGAGTTGGCATACGTCatgcagagatacagagaggtcCACGATTTACTGCACACCTTACTAGGCATGCCCACTAACATGCTAG GTGAGGTGGCAGTAAAGTGGTTTGAGGCCGTCCAAACTGGCCTGCCCATGTGCATCCTGGGAGCAGTGTTGGGACCACTCCGTCTGTCCACAAG TCGTCTGGAACCCCTGGTGACGTCCCTGGGACCGTGGGCTGTGAGGAATGGCCGACAGGCCCGCTGTGTCCTCAGCATCTTCTACGAGCAACGTTGGGAGCAGAGTCTGCAGGACCTGAGACTGGAGCTGAACATCGAGCCTCCCCCCTGCTCACCGTCACAGATTCCAGCCAGAGGACCACATCAGACTCATAGCACTGACCTCTGA